The following coding sequences are from one Salvia hispanica cultivar TCC Black 2014 chromosome 3, UniMelb_Shisp_WGS_1.0, whole genome shotgun sequence window:
- the LOC125216069 gene encoding OVARIAN TUMOR DOMAIN-containing deubiquitinating enzyme 12-like isoform X2 — translation MHATNTDHDVRWDGPRLIDVCSLSNGYPETVTCYAKDMSWTESVMEGLCNPAPSFEGNGELIAHAPQEDFSGYPAGYPSEFSSTADHHHGESSAALDWPGSSEWHSGSGIETGELSHEDVNHGFMPEMEDEPALYDEMGKRLNQMVPVPHVPKINGEIPSADEVSSDHERLLNRLQLYDLVELKILGDGNCQFRSLSDQIYRTPEHHNFVRDQIVNQLKSQPDLYANYVPMAYDDYLKKMSNNGEWGDHVTLQAAADCYGVRIIVVTSYKDTCYIEILPQFEKSNRIILLSFWAEVHYNSIYPSGESPVDGGKKKKKSWWK, via the exons ATGCACGCCACAAATACG GATCATGATGTGAGGTGGGACGGTCCTCGCCTTATAGATGTTTGCTCTCTTTCAAATGGTTATCCAGAAACCGTTACATGTTATGCGAAGGATATGTCTTGGACCGAGTCTGTGATGGAAGGTTTATGTAATCCAGCACCCTCTTTCGAGGGAAATGGTGAACTTATTGCGCACGCGCCTCAGGAGGACTTCTCAGGTTATCCTGCTGGATATCCATCAGAGTTTTCGTCTACTGCAGATCACCATCATGGAGAGTCTAGTGCTGCTCTCGATTGGCCCGGTAGTTCAGAATGGCACTCGGGCTCTG GGATTGAGACGGGAGAGTTATCACATGAGGATGTTAACCATGGTTTCATGCCTGAGATGGAAGATGAACCAGCGCTTTATGATGAAATGGGAAAAAGGCTCAATCAGATGGTTCCAGTTCCT CATGTTCCTAAAATCAATGGAGAAATCCCTTCTGCAGATGAAGTTTCATCAGATCATGAAAGACTTTTGAATAG GTTGCAGTTATACGACCTAGTCGAACTTAAAATCCTAGGAGATGGTAACTGTCAG TTCCGTTCGCTGTCAGATCAAATATACCGGACACCAGAGCATCACAACTTTGTGAGAGACCAAATAGTTAATCAG CTGAAGTCGCAGCCCGATTTGTATGCCAATTATGTCCCCATGGCTTATGACGACTACTTGAAGAAAATGAGCAA CAACGGGGAATGGGGAGATCATGTCACGTTGCAGGCTGCTGCAGATTGC TATGGCGTCAGGATCATTGTGGTTACTTCGTACAAGGATACGTGCTACATTGAGATTCTTCCACAGTTTGAGAAATCAAACAGGA TTATCTTGCTGAGCTTTTGGGCTGAAGTACACTACAATTCGATTTATCCTAGTGGAG AATCGCCTGTAGACGGTggtaagaagaagaagaagtcgTGGTGGAAGTGA
- the LOC125216069 gene encoding OVARIAN TUMOR DOMAIN-containing deubiquitinating enzyme 12-like isoform X1, which produces MTMYGQDHDVRWDGPRLIDVCSLSNGYPETVTCYAKDMSWTESVMEGLCNPAPSFEGNGELIAHAPQEDFSGYPAGYPSEFSSTADHHHGESSAALDWPGSSEWHSGSGIETGELSHEDVNHGFMPEMEDEPALYDEMGKRLNQMVPVPHVPKINGEIPSADEVSSDHERLLNRLQLYDLVELKILGDGNCQFRSLSDQIYRTPEHHNFVRDQIVNQLKSQPDLYANYVPMAYDDYLKKMSNNGEWGDHVTLQAAADCYGVRIIVVTSYKDTCYIEILPQFEKSNRIILLSFWAEVHYNSIYPSGESPVDGGKKKKKSWWK; this is translated from the exons ATGACTATGTATGGGCAGGATCATGATGTGAGGTGGGACGGTCCTCGCCTTATAGATGTTTGCTCTCTTTCAAATGGTTATCCAGAAACCGTTACATGTTATGCGAAGGATATGTCTTGGACCGAGTCTGTGATGGAAGGTTTATGTAATCCAGCACCCTCTTTCGAGGGAAATGGTGAACTTATTGCGCACGCGCCTCAGGAGGACTTCTCAGGTTATCCTGCTGGATATCCATCAGAGTTTTCGTCTACTGCAGATCACCATCATGGAGAGTCTAGTGCTGCTCTCGATTGGCCCGGTAGTTCAGAATGGCACTCGGGCTCTG GGATTGAGACGGGAGAGTTATCACATGAGGATGTTAACCATGGTTTCATGCCTGAGATGGAAGATGAACCAGCGCTTTATGATGAAATGGGAAAAAGGCTCAATCAGATGGTTCCAGTTCCT CATGTTCCTAAAATCAATGGAGAAATCCCTTCTGCAGATGAAGTTTCATCAGATCATGAAAGACTTTTGAATAG GTTGCAGTTATACGACCTAGTCGAACTTAAAATCCTAGGAGATGGTAACTGTCAG TTCCGTTCGCTGTCAGATCAAATATACCGGACACCAGAGCATCACAACTTTGTGAGAGACCAAATAGTTAATCAG CTGAAGTCGCAGCCCGATTTGTATGCCAATTATGTCCCCATGGCTTATGACGACTACTTGAAGAAAATGAGCAA CAACGGGGAATGGGGAGATCATGTCACGTTGCAGGCTGCTGCAGATTGC TATGGCGTCAGGATCATTGTGGTTACTTCGTACAAGGATACGTGCTACATTGAGATTCTTCCACAGTTTGAGAAATCAAACAGGA TTATCTTGCTGAGCTTTTGGGCTGAAGTACACTACAATTCGATTTATCCTAGTGGAG AATCGCCTGTAGACGGTggtaagaagaagaagaagtcgTGGTGGAAGTGA
- the LOC125216069 gene encoding OVARIAN TUMOR DOMAIN-containing deubiquitinating enzyme 9-like isoform X3: protein MSWTESVMEGLCNPAPSFEGNGELIAHAPQEDFSGYPAGYPSEFSSTADHHHGESSAALDWPGSSEWHSGSGIETGELSHEDVNHGFMPEMEDEPALYDEMGKRLNQMVPVPHVPKINGEIPSADEVSSDHERLLNRLQLYDLVELKILGDGNCQFRSLSDQIYRTPEHHNFVRDQIVNQLKSQPDLYANYVPMAYDDYLKKMSNNGEWGDHVTLQAAADCYGVRIIVVTSYKDTCYIEILPQFEKSNRIILLSFWAEVHYNSIYPSGESPVDGGKKKKKSWWK, encoded by the exons ATGTCTTGGACCGAGTCTGTGATGGAAGGTTTATGTAATCCAGCACCCTCTTTCGAGGGAAATGGTGAACTTATTGCGCACGCGCCTCAGGAGGACTTCTCAGGTTATCCTGCTGGATATCCATCAGAGTTTTCGTCTACTGCAGATCACCATCATGGAGAGTCTAGTGCTGCTCTCGATTGGCCCGGTAGTTCAGAATGGCACTCGGGCTCTG GGATTGAGACGGGAGAGTTATCACATGAGGATGTTAACCATGGTTTCATGCCTGAGATGGAAGATGAACCAGCGCTTTATGATGAAATGGGAAAAAGGCTCAATCAGATGGTTCCAGTTCCT CATGTTCCTAAAATCAATGGAGAAATCCCTTCTGCAGATGAAGTTTCATCAGATCATGAAAGACTTTTGAATAG GTTGCAGTTATACGACCTAGTCGAACTTAAAATCCTAGGAGATGGTAACTGTCAG TTCCGTTCGCTGTCAGATCAAATATACCGGACACCAGAGCATCACAACTTTGTGAGAGACCAAATAGTTAATCAG CTGAAGTCGCAGCCCGATTTGTATGCCAATTATGTCCCCATGGCTTATGACGACTACTTGAAGAAAATGAGCAA CAACGGGGAATGGGGAGATCATGTCACGTTGCAGGCTGCTGCAGATTGC TATGGCGTCAGGATCATTGTGGTTACTTCGTACAAGGATACGTGCTACATTGAGATTCTTCCACAGTTTGAGAAATCAAACAGGA TTATCTTGCTGAGCTTTTGGGCTGAAGTACACTACAATTCGATTTATCCTAGTGGAG AATCGCCTGTAGACGGTggtaagaagaagaagaagtcgTGGTGGAAGTGA